The following nucleotide sequence is from Ornithodoros turicata isolate Travis chromosome 2, ASM3712646v1, whole genome shotgun sequence.
CGTCTTTCTTCGTGTCTTTTCAGCGCTTTTTTCAGTACGCATCAaatgtaccaactagcccaacttctCACCTTGATTAGACAAGATTATATGCTTGCACTCAGTTTCGTTACCTCTGTATGTGGATCTCTTTCCAGCGGAGTCCAAAAGGAAAAGAACCATCTCAACCATCTCCCCAAAAATCAACTCAAAATTTATCCAGTGGGCCACCTCGAGGACGTCAGCCATCCCGCGAGCCATCACGTGAGCGATCTCGAGGACCATCCCATGAGCCATCCTACGGAGCATCCAGTGGGCGTACTAACGAAATATCCCCTGGATCATCGGCGAGACCTTTGTCTCCCAGTACTACTCCTGTGAGAGCAAGAAGACCTTCCCCTTCACAGTCGCATGAGCCATCCTGTAGGCAGTCTCGTGAGAAACTTCCCTGGTATCAGGCTCTCTACGATGTGCTCCCCAGGAGTTCATTTCCGTCAAGGGCAAAGTCTGCGTATCCCAAGACGGCTGCCTTCATTGTGTCTGTCGCCATTACCTCCTTCGTTGTCTTAGCCCTGCTTCTTGCGGTTGGTGCTGCGCGAATTGCCGCTCGTGAGAGGTTTGCCGTGTGCCGCTCCTCAACTTGCATAGAATACTCAAACGGGTTAAACAACGCGTTAAACCGTTCGGTGCACCCTTGCACCGATTTCTATCAGTTTGTCTGCGGCAGATGGGACAAGATCAACATGAAATCAGTGCTAGACAAGCACGGTGAAGATTTCTTTCAGCAATTAACGGAGGCAATTGGGCGTATCGACCCACCAGCATCGAATCAGTCTGCAGTAGAGAAAGCAGTGAAATTCTACAAGACATGCATCGACATTGCAAGCGGCAGCCGTACTGGAGTGACAGCATTCACAGCCCTACTAGCGCAAGGAAATATTACCTGGCCAGCGCTATCTCGCGATGTGAATGTCCTGGATACAATGGTGTACGCCGAGCGATATTGGAACTCTCATCCTCTTTTCCTAGTCACCAAAGTTCGAGGGGACAACGAAACAACTACCGTAAATATCGAGAGCTCCTCCTTTGCGCTTGCGTGGGACGACAGCAGAACAGAACTTTTACAAAGAAACCActacttcacctatttctacaACTTCACATACCTGTTAACCGGAACGTCGACGAACATGTCTTTGTTCCAGCTTTACAGACAAAAGGAAGACATCATAATGAGGAAGCTACTGGACGCTCTAGAGCAGAATGATTCAACTACACTGCTTACCGAAAGTAATTTTGCTGAGCTTAGCACGGCATTTAACATGAGTCAGTGGAAGAAAGTGTTTTCCGAGCTCCTAGGTGTCCCTGCCAACGATACCGTCACCGTTTGTGTAAGCACAAACTACTTTCACGTCGTTAATAATTTGACAGTAGAGCTGGGACAAACCGTAATGTCGACCTTCCTGGTATGGGGGCTATTGCACGAATTGGGCCACCTCTTCGATGCGCGACTGGCTACGCTTACATACGGCAGACAAGACTACGCTGAAAACTCCGCAACATACAGATGCATGGTGCTGGTTGAGACCTACATGGGAATGGCAATATCGGCAGCTTATACCTTCGCAGAAATGAGCAAGGCAAGGTTCCTGGAAGCCGCAGGTGTTGCTGATCACGTCAAAGAAGCATTCAACGATACATTTGAGAAGCGGCGTGGCTTCAATACATCCATTGTTCAAATGGTTCTCAAACAAGATAACATCTTCGGACCTTACGGTACTGTGTCAAGCTCTTCCGAGCTAGATGCTTTATACAAAGAATTTCCAGACATGACTAACTCTCTAGCTCACAATCTGCAGAGTGCGATATATGGGATGAGGAAGTCAAGTTCAGTAGTCCTTGACGCAAAATACATGCACCTGGGCGATTACTACACGATATACAATAAGGACAAGAAACAGCTCAAGGTATGGCCTCTAATGGTGCTTGAGCCAATTTTTAGTGATGGCATCACAAGCGGATTGCAGTACGGGGGCTTTGGGTCCTTCCTGTCTTCAGCGTACTTTGAGTCGATTTACGACACCGATGAGGAACAACGACATCTTCTGACACAGACGTGCGCCACAACGCCTGAAGGATCGCGTTCAAGACAAAGTGAGACAAAATCACGCCAATTTTATGATACACTGTCGCTTCCTATAACCTGGAAATCTTACTTGTCTGCGGCTGATAACAAAGATGTGAGACTTCGCTACATGGAAGAATATTCAGAACGCCAACTTTTTTTCCTCATATTCTGCTACTTGCGGTGTTCAGGTACAAGGACACACAATCCTGGTGCGTGCAATATACCACTGAGCAGTTTCCCTGCTTTCAGCGAAAATTTTCACTGTTCAACTATCCCACCCCGACAATGTCGCCCATAGTTGTGGACGCTTTTGCAATGCACGATATTTTACATGGAATAAAATAAGGTGATTCCATATTTGATGTTGATGTGTGCGAACAAAATATTACTTAGCGACGATATCGTTGTATGTTCGTTTATGCTCACCTTCATGTGTGCGGTGGTTTCAGGTAAGATTCCCCTAAGAACACATGTTGTCCCTGGGATATCCTACGGTTATCATACCAGGACAGGCAGGACGCCCGCCTCATGTGTTAAAATAGGACTCTCACATGTCCTTACGATATTCTTTTGGTTGTCCCTAGCAGGTCATCGAGGACCGATGTAGGAGAGTGTGATGACGCAGCAGGGACATAATCTACCATCGTTTTATATGCACCTTTTTGTTTTCGTCAGAAACCACACGCAGTCTTGACAACTGATTGGTTTCACTGATTGATTACTGTCAATTCATATTCACAGACTGCCGCATAAAGTGTAGTCCTTTCCATAACTGAAATAAGCGCGGCGATTGAAAAAGACAGATCtagaaggcaaaaaaaaaagacagaaaaagaagaagtctTGCCCCGAGTACAAAGGCCGATAAACTCTCTTCGAAAGGTACTGGAATTCCCTTCCAAAGAAAAATCGGACACTATATATTGCTTCAAAGAAGatgcaatccagaagatgtgagttcgagtcctacagctggcttaccttttcagtgactttcttctttcatcgttaatttcttaggcaatttgaggctttgtatgtatttgtcccttctatgttgttccagcctcagagcgaCAGTTCTCTCATATATTGCTTGTTATGCGATCCTCCGTAGGTTCGAGAGTACTGCTCGCCTccgacacaaaacgaagggtgagctattGAAGTTTAATTAAATTTAGCAAACACACACTACTCAAGCGACGAATTGCTTGAAGTGTCTACTCTCAAGCAATGCGAAGTCTATGTTTCTTGCtcctttggtttgagacatccGGGTAGGGCCTtcaaaagtcaaaagcagtgctacAGAATCGAGCTTTTTCTGTCTCTTCCGCGGTAAATGCTCCAGATATCAACGTGCCTTTTCTGAGGGGAGCGTCTCTTCTGACGAACGTCATTCAGCCCCTGGGATCGGcccagaaagcaaaacaaatgtgtcactCAATATTTCCAGAGTCTTAGCAGGAAAATTGAACAAGGTGGCATTTCTCGTCCCTTGAGCTACCTACCGGGACTGGCACAGGATGTACcggaatgactcttcacggacaatcCGCGAATGTCAACCTCAGGGCATTCTGGGAATACACATCGAAGGACGAGGGCACGGTGACACTGTGAGGACATCCTGGGGCGGTCTGTGTTCCTGGGGTCAAGTTTACTGTAGCGGCGTGCGCTTCTTCAGGCAGTCCGCAGAACACTGTAGTGACAGCGCCCCAAGCAGGAGAATTGTAACTCTCCTGGTCGCTCTCTGCTTCGGCTGTTTCATCGGGAACGCTGCGGATATTCGAAATTGAGGAAAAGGGATTCTTGTTTCTGCCCTATTCTACGATTAAAAAAGCGATTACGATTAAGTAGATTAAACAGGAGTTTGCCGTAGAATACACTCTGAGAACACTCAATTCAAGAGTGGGGTGACATTTCACGTCAATGATCTGTTGTGTACAGGGTGTGTCCAGAATACAGATTAGTAAACTAGAAACATTCCAGAATAATTTGCCACTGCAAGACCTTCTTTCGTTGGTTCAATCGAAGCGAGATTGTACTTTATAACTAGATTATTAATTATTGAATAAAGTAATTATCCAAATCAATAAATGTGAGTGACATGTGACTGCCATTCCCGACATCTGGTCAGCGATTTGTCGTTTTCTTGTAGCTCGTGGGAGATATCCTTGGGACATATGCAAACTAGAAGAAACAAACTGTGCTAATCAAGTTAAAAAGTTAACTGAAACATGTATCTGTTAATCAGCCATCTCACTGCACAGGCAACCTTATTCCTAATGACCGCCAAGTCGGGTAAGCTAATGACAAAACTTGAAGTCTTCCCATTTTGTCTTCAAATGCAATTCCTTTTTTTGAAAATTTcgtgacgaaaaaaaaaatgcactctGTATACCACAATGAATGCTCTAGTAGCACAGTGTGCTCTTGTATGCCATCATTTTCCACTAGTGTCCTGAAACCGTGCTACTTCAGGATTACGCTGTAATACTATCAATGCTGCCCAACTGTAGGTCGTGGTGACTTCCACAAGAAAATGATTTAGGGCAGCAAGGAAACACTTCTCTTAGGCCATGTACTACAACAAGAGGTTCTGAAAAATACAGACTAATTTTAGCAGTTCCACACAGCTCCGCAAAACTAGCTGAGTAAAATGTGAAGCGCAGGGATTGCTTCAGAGCGCGTTTTCGAGAGCCACACTGTGCGCTAGTGCGCCCACAGTGTGCTGGCTCCACCTGGAGGATGTGGAACCAAACTTCGCGTGATCATCTGGCGAAGATTTCGCAGCACCAGCTCCGCAGTTGACTGCGAGTGCAAGGGCCAAGATAAGACTTCCTCAGCGCTATGGAAGGAGGAAGACGGGAGAGAAATAAGAAACGCTCCTATCCCATACAAAGGTGATGGGGATATTGAAGACAGGGCTTGTGGCGCTACCGCTAACCAACACAGGAATGAGAGTCTTGTGGATAGAATCCTACTACTCGTCATGATCCTACAGACAGAATCCTAATAGAATACCACTCGTCCATGTCACGGGCCTTTGCGCTCCAGATATCTGTTCAACTTCACTGCCAATCTTcttggggttttttttttctgttttttttttttgggggggggggggggatcctgtggcatagtggtttGGATGAACggtttccacgccgagactcggaggtgacacgggttggaatcccgtcaccggctgtgctgtctgaagttttccctgggttttccgaagactttccagacgaatatcggcacacttccccctgaagtcggcccaggacgcacactaaccctctgtcccccactccttcctgctgtcctttctccatcttcTGTACgctactcatagccacagttgcttcgcggcgctaacacagaatttaaaaaaaaacttttcttGTTTCGTATTTTGTGTGCTGCATGGTCATTTCAAATCTCTCTTTTTACTACACGCTGTCTGCGAAATACGTTTGCAAGTAAGGACGGGAGGTGGTCCATCGGCTTAACAAGTACATATCTCGACGTAAGAAGGGCATATGGCACCACCAGACACATTTCTGTCCTGCATGGGTTCTACAGCTTTGGCATTCGGATGTGCTTTTCGTTGAATAGCTGCATTCCGTACGTGGTGCAAATTCGGTAGGAGGAGTGTTGTGTACATAAAGACCGAGGATGGAGACGAAAATCTGGATGCACTCACGATAGAGAGCTGCCCCTCAGGGTAACACTTCTGCGTGTCCGGTATCAAGGTCGTAATAGCTGACCTGCCTTCCTAAGCCATGTAAATGTGTTTGTGTCATTGTACTGTGATTATATCTGCACTTGATCGTATGAAAAGAAACGGCCTGTACCACGGCGCCGCGGCACATAAGTATCTCGAGCGGCTCCAGCTGCACGTCAGTGTCTACGAGCCTCGCGTACTTCCAGCTATTCGCGTCTTCGATGATCGGTTGCTTAAAGCAATAGTTCATGGGAACCTCCCGTGGACATTTGGAACAGTCGATTTCTCAAATGAGTTCTGATTCTTCGTGAAAGGTGGCTAACGGGTGGTACCATCAGGGCCTGTGCTAGCGGTTCAGAATGGCGCACTGCCTAAGAGCTGGATGTCCACACGAAGTTGCGGGACGAAAAAGAAGGTTTGTGGCAAAATGACTTAAGATCATGGGCCtacaatcgcctttttcgcatAATACGACTTAGTACGCATACCACTTACACGTACCACATAATACGCAAAAATAGCGCTTAGCTCGTTTCGTTGAGGTGGCAGCTATTGTATAGGTAAAGCAGAGAACGCTCCTGGATGTCCTGAGCTCATCTGTGGCGAAAAGGCAGCTAAGAAAATATTTACCGATCCTTCACACTGCTCTCATCTCCCAGTTACATAGCTGAATATCACGTCTAATACTGTTTGAATCTCCGTTATCCATAGCAGCGGTTGCATGAATTCGACAGAAGCGCATCGTATCAAGTTATCGGTCCTCCTCGCATCTATCCTAACCAATGTATTGATTGACTTGGTCCTATGGGAGAGGATTTGTTGCGATAAGTGGATATGACACGCATTTGTCGCACTGGTGTAAACGCAGCCTATGAAGGCATCAAACTGTCACAGTGGGTGAGGCTATATAATTCACTGTACTCCATGGTACTCCCACTGTACTCCCACACGCGTATGAGGTAGCATTGCAGCAGAACAAAGGGTGGTCCCTGAGCTGTGACCGTACATAATTCGACTGCGGCCCAACGGCAAACCCGACCATGGGTTGCCATCGGCCTAGTGCAGAAAGACGGGTTTCGCCTGCAGACGCGTTCATTTCTTGCTAAAGTCACTGTATAAGAGTCACTGAGTAGCTTCAGAGCACGGCAACTGATGTACAACTGCAAGTTCTACAACAGGGGGCGCCGTGTGGGGACGTCATATTGGCTCCGTTAATTTCGTCTGCTATGTTAATGACGGATCCCGTCTGTAGAcgttcgttctttttctttattcgaCCACGCTTTTGAGTCTTCCTTGACGACAATGGATCAAGGCCctctaaacaaaatcgcacgtgCTGTTACGGTCAACGCGCCGCAGTTCGCGATGTGAAATAAGTTTGGCGCGTCATACGGTCGTTTTGCCTGGCCGAAAGAaattgcactcttaaaaataaacttcaccgtatagcacggtcctagccaaccatcatcccggacgACATCggtctctcccctgatttgttgaaaacgggaggcgtgggCCTTTTCGCACCGCTTATAGAGTACATAGGTGGtgcaaaaggcgtacgcctcctgttttcaacaaatcaggcgcgagaacgatgtcactaggGATGAtagttcgctaggagcgtgctatgcagtgaagctcatttttaagactcTGCAGTTCCAGTGGTTTGTCAACAAAATGCCGCCGACTTGCAGATTTTGTCCAATGGGAGAGCGGCGCTCTCAATGTTGAGAGACGGCTCTCGGCATAGTGCCGAGGAAAAGGAAAGCGATAGTCTGAGAGaagctatttagtgactctagctgtGCTCTTTAATGCGCATTTCTGAACATATGAACGAGTGTAAAGGGTACGCTTTGTCGCACGCCACTACATAGCATTATCGCGGCACCGCACAGCTTACGTTCCTCATTTTCAGCCACCGCGTCTGCATCTCCCGCAACAATGGCGGCACATCTGCGAACGCTATACTTGCGCGAATGCTCCGCAGCACACCGCCTAGGAGCCTACGCTGTAACTCCGCGGCGTCCGTCTTGCCATATGACGTGAGCGACTGAGACGCGCGTGAGACGTGCTATGCAGAccaaccagcggcatggccgagtgggtaaGAGAGTCCGCTCGTCGGTgttagccaaggtcgtgcggaagattagaaggcggtgggttcgaatcctacaccggctgtgctctctaaggttttccctgggattTCCGGCAGGCTTTCCAGATGGATGGTGGCACAGATCCCCCGAACACACAGGCTCCCTGTCCTCCGCTCCTTCCTGGCTGTCCTATGTCTCCATCTgaccacgtctgcacgccgctcatagtcacagttgcttggTCGCGCTAACTCGGAACCAAAAAATTCCGTTACGATTACgcggtaaatgcgagaaaaTTGCGTTACCATTAAGCGccggtctaaacccgactttCGGTTGTGAACTTCCGGTCTAAGCGAGACTCCCAGTTGTCCACTTTatgtctatacttgacttccggtcgcccacttccggtctaaccagACTTGTGGCCCGTAGCCACGGGGTGGCCAGGGGgacacgagcccctcctccttTCCTGTCACAGGCCGATCCATGCAAATCGTGCAATTCcgaggagaaaaagaaaaaaatatatatcagggagagagggggggaggggACTTCAGCGGGACGATCGCAAAAGCTATTGCTGTTGCCgccgtctatctaagcagcgtACATGAATACTTCTCATACAATGAGATTTCCGGGCTACTTCAAATCTCGTGAGGCAGCCTCACTGCTCATGACATCCTATCTAGCTGTATGTACAAGTATGATTGCGTGGGCGTATCCAGGATCAGCGgcgtgggggagggggagtgagtttttgtatcgagccccccccccccccccctgctttggaggtctggctacgccacttctggttgtccacctctggtctatacttgacttccggttagacactttcaattactatatgtggTCCATTTAATTaatctttaattagcctcaGTTACTTTCAGTTACCCTTTAATTACAGAAGGTAACCGCATGTTACCTGAGATAACCTTGAATTGCATTTAATTTTCTTTAActacgtttacttgctttaattacgcTCAGTTTCggtttaattgacgttaattacctttaattacatttaaaaaCATCCGGTacttcggtaatctttaatttcagtTCATATTTCTCTGAATtacatatatcctacattcattgcctttaaactcaacttacTTGCTGTAATTACCTCTATTTACCTTTAATTACGCTTACTTCTTACTCTCAATTGCCTTCAACGAATTCAATTTCATATCATTTACCTtgatttacatttaccctcttagcTCCCagtttacatgtccacttatgcCTCTGCCTCGGTGAGGATTCACCATCTCTTGCACACCCATTCGCTCTAACTCCGTCAgttatgctgaagggcactccttaggagggcattagcaagctcataaggcaatgtcctaattaattATGGAGAGACTTAAACTAACTTAAAGAGGGAAATGTAATCGTTTTCGTGGCTACCAACGTGACCCTTTAGTTGACGTTTGTCTCCAGCTGACATGTTGCTGAtcttgatttgacagcttcctctaTCGTATGGTTTTCGTAGAGCACTTCCAATGTACTAAAGCTTCATAGTGCGTGCCTcgttttgattccgtgttagcgtcaCGAAGCAACTGTACAGACGTCGACAGCTCGCTGCAGAGAGGGGATCGTCGTTCCGtccttcgacgcctcgtgactcctctggcttcccgccaaagGACCGCTGACATACTCCTCCCAgtcatgctgagcagagttaaTCCAGCGcttgctttccgcatgcctcgacacacctctcgtcaagatgccgcattagttcatcgaatgcgtcTCGATGTGgtttttacagcgcagtggcgtaaCCGCTTAAGGCAAGTTGACTttccccaatgcagtcactgcggtgctgtagaagatctagagcacattcttctcaaTTGCCCACACTATCATCCTTCTCGAACCGTAATCTCCGGCTCCCTTAACGatctggactctcgccccctctcactcacaaaattgcttggtccctggccacatccagcccaccaacgctctgccctcaaagctctgtTCACCTttttggataccataggacttcgatccatactgtgaaggggctcattatttcattatccgcatcaccaccagcaatggggtagagtatcgaccctgacgatggaactccccattcatcgtctcgaaataaagttgttgttgctgttgccaTTTCATACCTTTCGCACCCAGGAATCTCGCCCCGGCCACTGTACTCTGCTACCGTCGATGTAGCGTCGTGTCTCGTGGAACCGTAATCGGGTCCGAGTGGCTCAACGGGTAAGCCTGCCTGTACCTTATACACTAGAGAGGTCAATCTAGGGTACCCTGGGACTTCGATCGAGTATTATTTACCCCAGGATCTATACGTTTACACATGTTAACAGAGGAGGAAGTACGTACGCTTCAGTAGCAGCTTGAAGCACTTACGCACGCGTTTGCCCCTGCCTTCGATATTGCAGGCGTAGCAACTTGAACTACTCTAATAACCGACCTCTTGTGCCGCTGGTTTTCATCACCACCTATTACAAGAAAACTGATGAGAAGCGAACTTTTCGTTCGAGTTCAGGGGTGCCGGAACACCTTCTACACGATCAATACAAGAAACGTATTCTTAGTTGAGGTAGTTTTTTCTCCGTGCCATGGTAAAGTACCTAACTTTTTATGGCCAACTGAGTAACACGTGCATGTATTACCTTTGCGATTTATGCGCACGGATGGAGGCACATGACATGTTTATCTGGGAATGTAATACAGCTTAAAGACAGGCAAACGAGACAGTGAGGTTGGGTAACATTTTGTTTGATGAGGTTGTGTTAGGCATGTATGTCCCTGTAAGGGAGCGATACAGGGAGAGCAACCTGTCCATAACGGCAAGCCGCGTGCTTCACAGACCACGACGTCATTGTTATGATTCGGTGGCAGCTGCCACACTCATATTAATAAGATATGCAATGTTTGTGTGTCTTTGTATTTGTGAGTTTTTTCGATAGAAACACCATTTTCCATCAAGTTATTATGACCAACACCTCCTTTTCTCTGAACGCATCAGGGCCCGCTTGTACGAAACTGTTTGACGGAAACACTCAACGAGTTTTTCACTGAAACATTAGTGCACCCGGTGTGCATTGAGTGAAAAAGTCGTCAAATATTTCCTTCAAACAGTTTCGTGCAAGCCGGCCCGGAGCCCGATCTTGAACTcgtcgttatcccataacgcgcgttaaatgcatcactccTCACTCCACTGctgctttggagcgcgcgaactttaaatgtagcgataacgatcgctatgcgaaagttgaagatcgggacCCACTGGCCTCCATCCCTTGCACAGCATTCTCACAGACTGCTCTCGCCACCCCGCGACTAAAGTCGGAAGATCTGGGACTAATGGTCCCGTGTTGCCATAGTAACCATCAAGTGTGGAGTTGATCCCCGCGATGGCGCAACTGATCCACCGTTAGGGTTGGAAGGGGGCGAGAACCGCAATACTTGACTGTGCGACAGCGCGCACACCTAGTTAGAGCTGGTAGAAATGATTATATAACGTGGTTTCGCATCACGTGACAAGCTCTTCATCAAGCATCAAGATCAC
It contains:
- the LOC135383854 gene encoding endothelin-converting enzyme 1-like — its product is MRSPKGKEPSQPSPQKSTQNLSSGPPRGRQPSREPSRERSRGPSHEPSYGASSGRTNEISPGSSARPLSPSTTPVRARRPSPSQSHEPSCRQSREKLPWYQALYDVLPRSSFPSRAKSAYPKTAAFIVSVAITSFVVLALLLAVGAARIAARERFAVCRSSTCIEYSNGLNNALNRSVHPCTDFYQFVCGRWDKINMKSVLDKHGEDFFQQLTEAIGRIDPPASNQSAVEKAVKFYKTCIDIASGSRTGVTAFTALLAQGNITWPALSRDVNVLDTMVYAERYWNSHPLFLVTKVRGDNETTTVNIESSSFALAWDDSRTELLQRNHYFTYFYNFTYLLTGTSTNMSLFQLYRQKEDIIMRKLLDALEQNDSTTLLTESNFAELSTAFNMSQWKKVFSELLGVPANDTVTVCVSTNYFHVVNNLTVELGQTVMSTFLVWGLLHELGHLFDARLATLTYGRQDYAENSATYRCMVLVETYMGMAISAAYTFAEMSKARFLEAAGVADHVKEAFNDTFEKRRGFNTSIVQMVLKQDNIFGPYGTVSSSSELDALYKEFPDMTNSLAHNLQSAIYGMRKSSSVVLDAKYMHLGDYYTIYNKDKKQLKVWPLMVLEPIFSDGITSGLQYGGFGSFLSSAYFESIYDTDEEQRHLLTQTCATTPEGSRSRQSETKSRQFYDTLSLPITWKSYLSAADNKDVRLRYMEEYSERQLFFLIFCYLRCSGTRTHNPGACNIPLSSFPAFSENFHCSTIPPRQCRP